One part of the Musa acuminata AAA Group cultivar baxijiao chromosome BXJ1-5, Cavendish_Baxijiao_AAA, whole genome shotgun sequence genome encodes these proteins:
- the LOC135580907 gene encoding YTH domain-containing protein ECT4-like isoform X2, translated as MAAVSPAPPADQTTDLMQKLSLDPKNEGNDASDVAKQPSGVQYGSANGGEVPIAPIPTYERSLSPLLQEHMDASMCYLPNGYTSSFYYGGYNGLMTEWEDYPRYANPDGAEVPPPGVYGDVYHHGYGYASYGPYPSPGSPIPTLGQNGQLYGSQNYHFPATYYQPPTPTSAPYTTAQTSGSIGEVSTSAAADIPPSLADTAKAISDGTTKASSNSNNGSAKTKPFSPCCSFDKGALPGGHPPAGFQDPRFGVDGMWSPVPFSDGSIFPDGQKRPPLSTASPMISHTGSTTSTINQNLRPLPHLMGIHGSRPATPGMVNKMYPNHRIYDHHANGYRSGQGFRSGMHDSRTNGRWEMSMDSKYKPRGRSSNFYGYGNENLDGMNELNKGPRSGHFREQKGLGPTITLAIRGQSLPANVNSHDTDGVPEKDQYNKADFPETYSDAKFFIIKSYSEDDIHKSIKYSIWASTPHGNKKLDAAYQESKQKTSGCPVFLFFSVNTSGQFVGVAEMVGPVNFNKTLDYWQQDKWVGCFPVKWHIVKDVPNSVLKHITLENNDNKPVTNSRDTQEVKLDQGLQLLKLFKELVSKTSILDDFNFYETRQKMMQEKRKKHQQLKKQVMDGKPVDFEEKDDEEAYRNAGLQKPSEVVTILKKESGQGGLPPVEHVLSEKNGVAAAAGVAPKDVKPATEKQLAANGVVNSWC; from the exons ATGGCGGCCGTATCCCCCGCTCCTCCTGCTGACC AAACCACGGATCTGATGCAGAAGCTATCATTAGACCCTAAGAACGAGGGTAACGATGCTTCGGATGTTGCAAAGCAG CCTTCTGGAGTTCAGTATGGTTCAGCCAATGGTGGGGAAGTACCAATTGCACCGATCCCAACCTATGAGAGATCTCTGAGTCCTCTACTTCAGGAGCATATGGATGCGAGCATGTGCTACTTACCTAATGGATACACTTCATCTTTCTACTATGGAG GTTATAATGGATTGATGACAGAGTGGGAGGATTATCCTAGATATGCTAACCCTGATGGAGCAGAGGTGCCTCCACCT GGAGTTTATGGGGACGTGTACCATCATGGGTATGGTTATGCTTCATATGGTCCATATCCTTCTCCTGGTTCCCCAATTCCGACTTTGGGGCAAAATGGTCAGTTATATGGATCCCAAAACTACCATTTTCCAGCTACATACTACCAGCCTCCAACACCCACCAGTGCACCATACACGACAGCCCAAACTTCTGGTTCCATTGGGGAGGTTTCCACATCTGCTGCGGCTGACATCCCTCCTAGTCTAGCTGATACAGCAAAAGCTATTTCAGATGGAACAACTAAAGCAAGCTCGAATAGCAACAATGGATCAGCAAAAACAAAGCCATTTAGTCCATGTTGTTCATTTGATAAAGGTGCTTTGCCTGGTGGGCATCCTCCTGCAGGCTTCCAGGATCCAAGGTTTGGTGTTGATGGTATGTGGTCACCTGTTCCATTCTCTGATGGTTCAATATTTCCGGATGGGCAAAAGAGACCACCTCTAAGTACTGCCTCTCCTATGATTTCACATACTGGCAGCACTACATCTACTATAAACCAGAACCTCCGTCCTCTTCCTCATCTCATG GGAATACATGGTTCAAGACCAGCAACTCCTGGAATGGTGAACAAGATGTATCCTAACCACCGAATATATGATCATCATGCTAATGGATACAGAAGTGGTCAGGGTTTTCGTTCAGGTATGCATGACTCCAGAACGAATGGAAGATGGGAGATGTCCATGGATAGCAAGTATAAGCCGAGGGGCCGGAGCAGTAACTTCTATGGTTATGGTAATGAGAACTTGGATGGGATGAATGAGCTCAATAAAGGACCAAGGTCTGGTCATTTCAGAGAGCAGAAGGGGCTTGGACCTACAATTACTCTTGCAATTAGGGGGCAGAGCCTTCCTGCAAATGTAAATTCTCATGATACTGACGGAGTTCCCGAAAAAGATCAATACAACAAGGCAGACTTCCCTGAAACATATTCAGATGCCAAATTTTTCATCATTAAGTCATACAGTGAGGATGATATCCACAAGAGCATTAAGTACAGTATCTGGGCTAGCACACCCCATGGGAACAAGAAGCTTGATGCTGCTTATCAGGAATCTAAGCAGAAGACAAGTGGATGCCCTGTCTTCTTGTTTTTCTCT GTCAACACAAGTGGACAGTTTGTTGGTGTCGCGGAGATGGTAGGTCCAGTCAATTTCAACAAAACATTGGATTACTGGCAGCAGGACAAGTGGGTTGGTTGTTTTCCTGTGAAGTGGCACATTGTAAAGGATGTACCAAATAGCGTTCTGAAGCATATCACATTGGAGAACAATGACAATAAACCAGTCACAAACAGTAGAGACACTCAGGAG GTGAAGCTCGACCAAGGTCTTCAATTACTTAAGCTTTTCAAGGAGCTTGTGAGCAAGACATCCATTCTGGACGATTTCAATTTCTATGAAACCCGCCAGAAGATGAtgcaagaaaagagaaagaagcatCAGCAGCTCAAAAAACAG GTCATGGATGGAAAACCAGTGGATTTTGAGGAGAAAGATGATGAGGAAGCATATAGGAACGCAGGGCTTCAGAAGCCCTCGGAAGTGGTTACAATTTTGAAGAAGGAATCTGGCCAGGGTGGGCTTCCACCTGTGGAACATGTGCTATCAGAAAAAAATGGCGTAGCGGCAGCAGCTGGTGTTGCACCCAAGGATGTCAAACCAGCCACAGAGAAGCAGCTCGCGGCTAATGGTGTTGTCAACAGCTGGTGCTAG
- the LOC135580907 gene encoding YTH domain-containing protein ECT4-like isoform X1 → MAAVSPAPPADRILPSPGETTQTTDLMQKLSLDPKNEGNDASDVAKQPSGVQYGSANGGEVPIAPIPTYERSLSPLLQEHMDASMCYLPNGYTSSFYYGGYNGLMTEWEDYPRYANPDGAEVPPPGVYGDVYHHGYGYASYGPYPSPGSPIPTLGQNGQLYGSQNYHFPATYYQPPTPTSAPYTTAQTSGSIGEVSTSAAADIPPSLADTAKAISDGTTKASSNSNNGSAKTKPFSPCCSFDKGALPGGHPPAGFQDPRFGVDGMWSPVPFSDGSIFPDGQKRPPLSTASPMISHTGSTTSTINQNLRPLPHLMGIHGSRPATPGMVNKMYPNHRIYDHHANGYRSGQGFRSGMHDSRTNGRWEMSMDSKYKPRGRSSNFYGYGNENLDGMNELNKGPRSGHFREQKGLGPTITLAIRGQSLPANVNSHDTDGVPEKDQYNKADFPETYSDAKFFIIKSYSEDDIHKSIKYSIWASTPHGNKKLDAAYQESKQKTSGCPVFLFFSVNTSGQFVGVAEMVGPVNFNKTLDYWQQDKWVGCFPVKWHIVKDVPNSVLKHITLENNDNKPVTNSRDTQEVKLDQGLQLLKLFKELVSKTSILDDFNFYETRQKMMQEKRKKHQQLKKQVMDGKPVDFEEKDDEEAYRNAGLQKPSEVVTILKKESGQGGLPPVEHVLSEKNGVAAAAGVAPKDVKPATEKQLAANGVVNSWC, encoded by the exons ATGGCGGCCGTATCCCCCGCTCCTCCTGCTGACCGTATCCTTCCCTCGCCTGGCGAAACGACTC AAACCACGGATCTGATGCAGAAGCTATCATTAGACCCTAAGAACGAGGGTAACGATGCTTCGGATGTTGCAAAGCAG CCTTCTGGAGTTCAGTATGGTTCAGCCAATGGTGGGGAAGTACCAATTGCACCGATCCCAACCTATGAGAGATCTCTGAGTCCTCTACTTCAGGAGCATATGGATGCGAGCATGTGCTACTTACCTAATGGATACACTTCATCTTTCTACTATGGAG GTTATAATGGATTGATGACAGAGTGGGAGGATTATCCTAGATATGCTAACCCTGATGGAGCAGAGGTGCCTCCACCT GGAGTTTATGGGGACGTGTACCATCATGGGTATGGTTATGCTTCATATGGTCCATATCCTTCTCCTGGTTCCCCAATTCCGACTTTGGGGCAAAATGGTCAGTTATATGGATCCCAAAACTACCATTTTCCAGCTACATACTACCAGCCTCCAACACCCACCAGTGCACCATACACGACAGCCCAAACTTCTGGTTCCATTGGGGAGGTTTCCACATCTGCTGCGGCTGACATCCCTCCTAGTCTAGCTGATACAGCAAAAGCTATTTCAGATGGAACAACTAAAGCAAGCTCGAATAGCAACAATGGATCAGCAAAAACAAAGCCATTTAGTCCATGTTGTTCATTTGATAAAGGTGCTTTGCCTGGTGGGCATCCTCCTGCAGGCTTCCAGGATCCAAGGTTTGGTGTTGATGGTATGTGGTCACCTGTTCCATTCTCTGATGGTTCAATATTTCCGGATGGGCAAAAGAGACCACCTCTAAGTACTGCCTCTCCTATGATTTCACATACTGGCAGCACTACATCTACTATAAACCAGAACCTCCGTCCTCTTCCTCATCTCATG GGAATACATGGTTCAAGACCAGCAACTCCTGGAATGGTGAACAAGATGTATCCTAACCACCGAATATATGATCATCATGCTAATGGATACAGAAGTGGTCAGGGTTTTCGTTCAGGTATGCATGACTCCAGAACGAATGGAAGATGGGAGATGTCCATGGATAGCAAGTATAAGCCGAGGGGCCGGAGCAGTAACTTCTATGGTTATGGTAATGAGAACTTGGATGGGATGAATGAGCTCAATAAAGGACCAAGGTCTGGTCATTTCAGAGAGCAGAAGGGGCTTGGACCTACAATTACTCTTGCAATTAGGGGGCAGAGCCTTCCTGCAAATGTAAATTCTCATGATACTGACGGAGTTCCCGAAAAAGATCAATACAACAAGGCAGACTTCCCTGAAACATATTCAGATGCCAAATTTTTCATCATTAAGTCATACAGTGAGGATGATATCCACAAGAGCATTAAGTACAGTATCTGGGCTAGCACACCCCATGGGAACAAGAAGCTTGATGCTGCTTATCAGGAATCTAAGCAGAAGACAAGTGGATGCCCTGTCTTCTTGTTTTTCTCT GTCAACACAAGTGGACAGTTTGTTGGTGTCGCGGAGATGGTAGGTCCAGTCAATTTCAACAAAACATTGGATTACTGGCAGCAGGACAAGTGGGTTGGTTGTTTTCCTGTGAAGTGGCACATTGTAAAGGATGTACCAAATAGCGTTCTGAAGCATATCACATTGGAGAACAATGACAATAAACCAGTCACAAACAGTAGAGACACTCAGGAG GTGAAGCTCGACCAAGGTCTTCAATTACTTAAGCTTTTCAAGGAGCTTGTGAGCAAGACATCCATTCTGGACGATTTCAATTTCTATGAAACCCGCCAGAAGATGAtgcaagaaaagagaaagaagcatCAGCAGCTCAAAAAACAG GTCATGGATGGAAAACCAGTGGATTTTGAGGAGAAAGATGATGAGGAAGCATATAGGAACGCAGGGCTTCAGAAGCCCTCGGAAGTGGTTACAATTTTGAAGAAGGAATCTGGCCAGGGTGGGCTTCCACCTGTGGAACATGTGCTATCAGAAAAAAATGGCGTAGCGGCAGCAGCTGGTGTTGCACCCAAGGATGTCAAACCAGCCACAGAGAAGCAGCTCGCGGCTAATGGTGTTGTCAACAGCTGGTGCTAG
- the LOC135672937 gene encoding protein MET1, chloroplastic-like has translation MSIATVTNPSLCSSPSLLRAQPTRRSPPSFLLPHFSCTKSYKHRGLVARADSSSSSSSSSAIESQPSKSDGGGDGAGEGEEYEIELEKPYGLKFVKGRDGGTYIDAIAPGSAADRSGMFTVGDRVIATSAVFGTEIWPAAEYGRTMYTIRQRIGPLLMKMQKRDGKLPDAGELTEKEIIRAERNAGFISNRVRQIQMQNYLRKKEQKERRQNDLRDGLKLYKNGKYEEALEKFESVLGSKPEADESSVASYNVACCYSKLNQIQAGISALEDALVAGYDDFKTIRNDPDLANVRATEEFEPLMKKFDESFINENAINAIKSLFGIFNKD, from the exons ATGTCAATCGCTACAGTCACCAATCCATCTCTCTGTTCATCCCCTTCCCTTTTGAGAGCACAGCCTACCAGGAGAAGTCCACCCTCCTTTCTCCTCCCCCACTTCTCCTGCACCAAATCCTATAAGCATAGAGGCCTTGTTGCTAGAgcggattcttcttcttcttcttcttcttcttcagctatTGAGTCTCAGCCTTCGAAGTCGGACGGTGGGGGGGACGGAGCAGGAGAAGGTGAGGAGTACGAGATTGAATTGGAGAAGCCATATGGGCTAAAGTTCGTGAAGGGACGTGATGGAGGCACCTACATCGATGCGATAGCACCCGGTAGCGCCGCCGATAGGTCGGGGATGTTCACTGTGGGAGACAGAGTAATTGCCACAAG TGCTGTGTTTGGCACCGAAATATGGCCGGCTGCTGAGTACGGGAGAACGATGTACACCATCCGACAGCGAATAGGTCCCTTGCTCATGAAAATGCAGAAGAGAGATG GAAAGTTGCCTGATGCTGGTGAACTGACGGAGAAAGAAATTATAAGAGCTGAGAGGAATGCTGGGTTTATTAGCAACAGAGTGAGGCAAATTCAA ATGCAAAATTACTTGCGGAAGaaggaacaaaaagaacgcaggcAGAATGATCTTCGAGATGGATTAAAGCTTTACAA GAATGGGAAGTATGAAGAAGCTTTGGAAAAGTTTGAGTCTGTGCTAGGCTCGAAACCTGAGGCAGATGAATCTTCAGTAGCAAGCTACAATGTGGCGTGCTGTTATTCCAAGCTTAATCAG ATTCAAGCTGGTATTTCAGCACTAGAAGATGCACTGGTAGCAGGATACGATGATTTCAAG ACCATCCGCAATGATCCTGATCTTGCCAACGTACGTGCTACAGAGGAATTTGAACCCCTCATGAAGAAGTTTGATGAGTCCTTCATCAATGAGAATGCCATCAATGCTATCAAATCTCTTTTTGGAATATTCAACAAAGACTAA
- the LOC103983783 gene encoding ADP-glucose phosphorylase, which translates to MPGVPFLTAVMSSTEQSPSPPLPNRSAEVRRDAIFDRWVLMSPARARRPSDFKSHSPASSSASGNPNPKPSCAFCAGREGECAPEIFRVPPFSSADWKIRVIENLYPALRRDAEPPDPSDGLAAAGTGRCAVTGFGFHDVVIETPDHSVHLPDLSPEEVGEVLLAYKQRIFQLARLGSIKYVQVFKNYGASAGASMAHSHSQIMGLPLVPPLVSSRLDSMKKFYDMTGKCSLCEVQSEDILVCDTVHFFAIVPFAASYPFEVWIVPRDHTAHFHEIDHEKAVDLGGLLKLILQKLSKQLNDPPYNLMIQTAPFDLSTSCTPYTHWFLQILPHLNVIGGFEIGTGCFINPVFPEDAAKILREVDCSK; encoded by the exons ATGCCCGGCGTTCCGTTTCTAACGGCGGTGATGTCATCGACGGAGCAGTCGCCGTCTCCTCCTCTTCCCAATCGAAGCGCCGAGGTCCGGCGGGACGCCATCTTCGACCGTTGGGTCCTCATGTCCCCCGCACGCGCTCGCCGCCCTTCCGACTTCAAGTCCCACTCGcccgcctcctcctccgcctccggaaaccctaaccctaagccCTCCTGCGCCTTCTGCGCCGGCCGGGAAGGCGAGTGCGCGCCGGAGATCTTCCGCGTCCCTCCCTTCTCCTCCGCCGACTGGAAGATCCGGGTCATCGAGAATCTCTACCCCGCGCTCCGCCGTGACGCCGAGCCTCCGGACCCGAGCGATGGCCTCGCCGCCGCCGGCACGGGGAGGTGCGCCGTGACCGGGTTCGGATTCCACGACGTGGTCATCGAGACCCCGGACCACTCCGTCCACCTGCCGGACCTCTCCCCCGAGGAGGTAGGGGAGGTGCTCCTCGCGTACAAGCAGCGGATCTTTCAGCTCGCGCGCCTGGGATCGATTAAGTACGTGCAG GTATTTAAGAACTATGGTGCATCTGCTGGAGCATCGATGGCTCATTCGCATAGTCAGATCATGGGCCTTCCCTTGGTTCCTCCATTGGTTTCTTCTCGTCTTGATAGCATGAAAAAGTTCTATGATATGACAGGAAAGTGTAGCCTGTGCGAGGTTCAATCTGAGGATATTTTGGTCTGTGACACGGTCCATTTTTTTGCAATTGTTCCCTTTGCAGCTTCGTATCCCTTCGAGGTGTGGATTGTACCTCGTGATCACACTGCACATTTCCATGAAATAGATCATGAGAAG GCTGTGGACCTCGGTGGCCTGCTGAAACTTATACTCCAGAAGTTGTCCAAGCAGCTCAATGATCCACCATACAACTTGATGATTCAGACAGCACCATTTGACTTGTCAACCTCCTGTACGCCTTACACACACTGGTTTTTGCAGATTCTTCCTCACTTGAATGTTATAGGGGGTTTCGAGATCGGGACTGGATGCTTCATCAATCCTGTTTTCCCAGAGGATGCAGCGAAGATCTTGAGAGAAGTTGACTGCTCAAAATAA
- the LOC135580950 gene encoding uncharacterized protein LOC135580950, translating into MGFQLLRSDTKVSSCNCHYPLVWCSKSSVCYYPPCLPKSQWEYAQNVTTRSAPVPIALEEKHSDDKVAIEQNSSEDGKVEIFLKSSLKKPRETDSEQVRKGNVKWMDLLGKELAEIKEFETDESEEPEDYTDGDTACICVIQ; encoded by the exons ATGGGCTTTCAATTGCTGAGATCTGACACGAAGGTTTCATCCTGCAATTGCCACTATCCTCTCGTCTGGTGCTCGAAGTCGTCGGTCTGCTATTACCCGCCTTGCCTTCCAAAGTCACAGTGGGAATATGCCCAAAATGTTACTACCAGATCAGCTCCAGTTCCCATTGCTTTGGAGGAGAAGCACTCTGATGACAAGGTTGCGATCGAGCAGAATAGTTCAGAGGATGGAAAGGTTGAGATCTTTCTGAAGAGCAGCCTAAAGAAACCAAGGGAAACGGATTCAGAACAGGTCCGAAAGGGCAATGTCAAATGGATGGACTTGTTGGGGAAGGAACTTGCTGAGATCAAAGAATTCGAGACAGA TGAGTCTGAAGAGCCAGAGGATTACACTGATGGCGACACGGCATGCATTTGTGTCATTCAATGA